A single region of the Biomaibacter acetigenes genome encodes:
- a CDS encoding acyl-CoA dehydratase activase-related protein: MKIGIPRALFFYHYYPLWESFFKALGQEVVLSNPTNKQILKKGVEVTVDDACLPVKLFHGHVMDLAHKADTIFIPRIISIEPGEYICPKFLGLPDMIKYNLPDLPPVIDIKLDLYNKKSRILEHFFEIGKNLNKTRWEV, from the coding sequence ATGAAAATTGGAATTCCCAGAGCATTATTTTTTTATCATTATTATCCACTATGGGAGAGTTTTTTTAAAGCGTTAGGACAGGAGGTTGTTTTATCAAATCCGACAAACAAACAAATATTAAAAAAGGGCGTTGAAGTTACTGTGGATGATGCATGCCTTCCGGTGAAGCTATTTCATGGCCATGTGATGGACCTTGCCCATAAGGCCGATACCATATTCATTCCCAGAATAATAAGTATTGAACCGGGAGAATATATTTGCCCCAAATTTCTTGGCTTACCTGATATGATAAAATATAACCTGCCTGATTTACCGCCTGTAATAGACATAAAACTTGATCTTTATAACAAAAAGTCCCGTATATTAGAACATTTTTTTGAAATAGGAAAGAATCTGAATAAAACGCGGTGGGAAGTTTGA
- a CDS encoding spore germination protein, producing the protein MVDISKNLKENLNFLSEKLGVGESFDVISRPLKVAEKNAFLLFIDGLVKDQVMLRILDSLMKLKRKDLKIDDIESLIKTSIGYIEVESVSTLEEVVDNVLAGPLALLIDGENEAIIIDAREYPVRNPEEPDLERVTRGPRDGLVETVVFNTALVRRRLRDPSLRNEILKVGLRTKTDIVVSYIKDKCDPSLVENIKTKIKSIKTDDLVMAEKSLEEFILGEKLEPASTGTFYRKARCGGCTLAGGICGGHGRYFTERYDIAC; encoded by the coding sequence ATGGTGGATATATCAAAAAATTTAAAAGAAAATCTTAATTTTCTTTCGGAAAAATTGGGAGTAGGAGAGAGTTTTGATGTTATTTCAAGGCCCTTAAAGGTTGCAGAAAAAAATGCCTTTCTGCTTTTTATAGATGGATTAGTAAAGGACCAGGTAATGCTCAGGATACTGGACTCGCTTATGAAATTAAAGCGTAAAGATTTAAAAATCGACGATATAGAAAGTTTAATCAAGACCAGTATAGGTTATATTGAAGTGGAATCCGTATCTACACTTGAAGAGGTAGTTGACAATGTTCTGGCGGGCCCCCTGGCTTTACTGATTGATGGAGAAAACGAGGCAATTATAATTGACGCCCGAGAATACCCTGTGAGAAATCCTGAAGAACCCGACCTTGAAAGGGTAACCAGAGGACCAAGGGATGGCCTGGTGGAGACAGTAGTTTTTAATACGGCTCTGGTAAGGCGGCGTTTGAGAGACCCTTCGCTGCGCAATGAAATCCTCAAAGTCGGTCTTAGAACCAAGACAGACATAGTGGTGTCATATATAAAGGATAAATGCGACCCTTCCCTGGTAGAAAATATCAAAACAAAAATAAAATCCATTAAGACCGATGACCTGGTAATGGCTGAAAAAAGCCTGGAGGAATTCATACTGGGGGAAAAATTGGAACCCGCTTCCACGGGCACGTTTTACCGAAAGGCCCGATGTGGTGGCTGCACACTTGCTGGAGGGATATGTGGCGGTCATGGTAGATACTTCACCGAGCGTTATGATATTGCCTGCTAA
- a CDS encoding D-alanyl-D-alanine carboxypeptidase family protein yields MSVNCAAIAQTQPDIKSPSAILIDAGTGTILFEKDSHQRLEPASITKIMTLLLAFEALDAGKVKLTDKIKISERAWKTGGSQVFLGPGEEQTLETLLKCITVASANDASVAVAEYIGGSVDGFVKMMNDKAKALGLQDTNFMNPHGLSEPNHFTSAYDIAIMSRELVKHPKFFTWSTVWMDYLEHTDKKRDATMLANTNKLLGKYEGLDGIKTGFHQKAGYCFASTARRGDFRLISVVLNAENSNQRFEETVKLLDYGFGHFNSVMIVKKGSAQKNIPVEKGMVKEVNIIADCDLSILTEKGKESGINTKIEVPDKLFAPLRKGQVVGKLIAEQDGKKIGEVNLVVSEDVKKASMLDMIKRVLERWFSF; encoded by the coding sequence TTGAGCGTAAATTGTGCAGCCATTGCTCAAACACAGCCTGATATAAAATCACCTTCAGCTATCCTTATAGATGCTGGTACAGGAACCATACTCTTTGAAAAGGATTCCCACCAGAGGCTGGAACCTGCCAGCATCACAAAGATAATGACATTACTACTGGCATTTGAAGCTCTTGACGCTGGAAAGGTCAAGCTGACAGACAAAATAAAAATCAGTGAAAGAGCATGGAAAACCGGCGGAAGTCAGGTCTTTCTGGGCCCGGGCGAAGAACAAACCCTGGAAACATTATTAAAATGCATTACCGTGGCTTCTGCCAATGATGCTTCGGTGGCAGTTGCCGAATATATTGGAGGAAGTGTGGATGGCTTTGTAAAAATGATGAACGACAAAGCTAAGGCTCTTGGCCTTCAGGATACCAATTTCATGAATCCCCACGGCCTGTCCGAACCGAATCATTTTACCAGCGCCTATGATATAGCCATAATGTCCAGGGAATTAGTAAAGCATCCAAAATTTTTCACATGGTCCACGGTCTGGATGGATTATCTGGAACATACGGATAAAAAGCGCGATGCCACAATGCTGGCCAATACCAATAAATTACTGGGCAAATACGAAGGCCTCGACGGGATTAAAACCGGTTTTCACCAGAAGGCCGGCTACTGTTTCGCAAGCACTGCCCGAAGAGGGGATTTCAGGCTTATATCGGTGGTGCTGAATGCGGAAAACTCAAATCAGCGCTTCGAAGAAACAGTTAAATTATTAGATTACGGTTTTGGGCATTTCAATTCCGTTATGATAGTAAAAAAGGGCTCGGCTCAAAAAAACATACCTGTGGAAAAGGGTATGGTCAAAGAGGTAAATATAATTGCAGATTGTGATTTGAGTATTCTAACTGAAAAAGGTAAGGAAAGCGGGATAAATACAAAGATTGAGGTACCCGATAAGTTGTTCGCTCCTCTCAGGAAGGGGCAAGTGGTTGGAAAATTAATAGCCGAGCAGGACGGTAAAAAAATAGGCGAGGTAAATCTCGTGGTTTCCGAAGATGTCAAAAAGGCCAGTATGCTGGATATGATCAAAAGGGTTCTCGAAAGATGGTTTAGTTTTTAA
- a CDS encoding sigma-70 family RNA polymerase sigma factor: MFQIGSIGLLKAIDKFDFSYNVKFSTYAVPMIMGEIRRFLRDDRPVKVARSLKELSVKAQKAKEALTKALDREPTINELAEEINISPEELVMAMESSQAPVSLNDVAFQDDGSPIYYIDQIDVDEIHQSQWLDRIALKEALSKLSKEERQIIILRYFKDKTQMEVAKLLKITQVQVSRMEKKDSK, from the coding sequence TTGTTTCAAATTGGTAGTATAGGCCTTTTGAAAGCAATAGATAAGTTTGATTTTTCTTATAATGTAAAGTTTTCTACATATGCCGTTCCCATGATTATGGGGGAAATTCGTAGATTTTTAAGAGATGATAGGCCTGTCAAGGTTGCCAGGTCTCTGAAGGAACTGTCGGTCAAGGCTCAGAAAGCCAAAGAAGCCCTGACTAAAGCTCTTGACAGGGAGCCTACCATCAATGAACTGGCGGAAGAAATTAATATTTCGCCTGAGGAACTGGTAATGGCCATGGAATCTTCCCAGGCACCCGTTTCATTAAATGATGTAGCTTTTCAGGACGATGGTTCTCCAATATACTATATTGACCAGATTGATGTCGATGAAATCCATCAAAGCCAGTGGCTGGACAGGATCGCATTAAAAGAGGCTTTATCCAAATTAAGCAAAGAAGAAAGACAGATTATTATTTTAAGGTATTTCAAAGACAAAACTCAGATGGAAGTTGCCAAATTATTGAAAATAACCCAGGTCCAGGTATCAAGAATGGAAAAAAAAGATTCTAAATAA
- the spoIIAA gene encoding anti-sigma F factor antagonist, which produces MNSTIKIIEDMMIVNLKGELDHHTSHMIKIQIENIIQKTSIKKILFNFKNVTFMDSSGVGMIIGRYKALQKIGGMVGVSNLNSQIRRIFEMSGLFSIIPCYNDEKEAMEKL; this is translated from the coding sequence GTGAACTCGACAATCAAAATCATAGAGGACATGATGATAGTAAATTTGAAAGGAGAGCTTGATCATCACACATCCCATATGATAAAAATCCAGATAGAAAACATTATCCAAAAGACCTCAATTAAAAAGATATTGTTTAATTTTAAAAATGTTACTTTTATGGATAGTTCCGGAGTTGGTATGATAATAGGGCGTTACAAGGCACTGCAAAAGATCGGTGGCATGGTAGGAGTCTCTAACTTGAATAGTCAGATAAGAAGAATATTTGAAATGTCCGGTCTTTTTAGTATAATACCGTGTTACAATGATGAGAAAGAAGCCATGGAAAAATTGTAG
- the spoIIAB gene encoding anti-sigma F factor, giving the protein MELLNEMQLDFLSKSENEAFSRIVIAAFASQLDPTLDELADIKTAVSEAVTNSIIHGYEDKPGIIRIQAKLYDGRIEIVVQDWGKGIEDIEKARQPLWTSKPEQDRSGMGFTIMENFMDELEVESSPGSGTLVRMTKNIKDSKYSR; this is encoded by the coding sequence ATGGAATTATTAAATGAAATGCAGCTTGATTTTTTAAGTAAATCTGAAAATGAAGCATTTTCAAGGATAGTTATTGCGGCCTTTGCATCTCAGTTAGACCCCACTCTGGATGAACTGGCTGATATAAAAACTGCCGTATCGGAGGCTGTAACAAATTCTATAATCCACGGTTATGAGGACAAGCCCGGTATAATCAGGATTCAGGCAAAGCTTTATGATGGCAGGATTGAAATTGTGGTACAGGACTGGGGAAAGGGAATAGAAGACATAGAAAAGGCAAGGCAGCCCCTGTGGACCTCAAAACCGGAACAAGACAGATCGGGAATGGGTTTTACCATTATGGAGAACTTTATGGATGAACTGGAAGTAGAATCCTCACCCGGTTCGGGAACATTGGTAAGGATGACTAAAAATATTAAAGATAGCAAGTATTCGAGGTAA
- a CDS encoding spore germination protein — MLLEIGLDLIRIALIHTPNALATSLGLLGAIMLGQFAVEIGLFSPETILYVAITAIGTFATPSIEFSLAVRLFRLMILILTGLFSLPGFLVGIIITLSIFISTKSINNDSYLWPLFPLDFKALSTVILRKPIPEVRSKERGNKNKKMETIGNEKYYEVYLLS, encoded by the coding sequence TTGCTCCTTGAAATTGGCCTGGACTTAATCAGGATAGCGCTGATCCATACACCAAATGCTCTTGCCACTTCTCTTGGATTGCTGGGTGCTATAATGCTTGGCCAGTTTGCTGTTGAAATCGGCCTTTTTTCCCCGGAAACTATTTTGTACGTAGCAATAACTGCTATTGGCACTTTTGCAACGCCAAGTATCGAGTTTTCCCTGGCTGTGAGATTATTCAGGCTAATGATATTGATACTTACAGGCCTTTTTTCCCTGCCCGGTTTTTTAGTCGGTATAATCATAACATTATCGATTTTTATTTCAACAAAATCAATTAACAATGATTCCTATTTGTGGCCGTTATTTCCGCTGGATTTTAAAGCGTTATCTACGGTAATTCTCAGAAAGCCGATTCCTGAAGTAAGAAGCAAGGAAAGGGGAAATAAAAATAAAAAAATGGAAACAATAGGTAACGAAAAATATTATGAGGTGTATTTACTATCATGA
- a CDS encoding purine-nucleoside phosphorylase, with amino-acid sequence MRNKVEEAVKAIENQLKLRPTVGLILGSGLGGIVDLIKNPIEIGFDSIPHFPVSTVKGHAGKLVFGELEGVPAAVMQGRIHYYEGYDLKQVVFPVYVLKQLGIKNLIVTNAAGGINNEFESGDLMLINDHINLLGDNPLIGPEEMGPRFIDMSRAYSPELIEIAKRAGKALGITFREGVYACMTGPSYETPAEIRMLKIIGADAVGMSTVPEVIAARQCEMKVLAISCITNMAAGISHHVLSHEEVMEGAKKSEKMLEKLLRVIVKGMK; translated from the coding sequence ATGAGAAATAAAGTTGAAGAAGCCGTAAAAGCCATTGAGAACCAATTAAAGCTACGACCTACGGTAGGTTTAATCCTGGGTTCCGGCCTTGGAGGCATTGTGGATTTAATAAAAAATCCCATCGAGATAGGTTTTGACAGCATACCCCATTTCCCTGTATCCACCGTAAAAGGCCATGCGGGAAAACTGGTCTTCGGGGAACTGGAAGGGGTACCCGCTGCAGTGATGCAGGGGCGAATACATTATTATGAAGGGTATGATTTAAAGCAGGTAGTATTTCCGGTATATGTTTTAAAACAACTGGGCATAAAAAATCTGATAGTTACCAATGCCGCCGGAGGCATAAACAATGAATTTGAGTCCGGAGACCTCATGTTAATAAATGACCACATAAATCTTCTGGGCGACAATCCTTTAATCGGCCCTGAAGAAATGGGTCCAAGATTTATTGATATGAGCCGGGCATACAGTCCTGAGTTGATTGAAATTGCAAAAAGAGCAGGTAAAGCCCTGGGCATAACCTTTCGTGAAGGGGTATATGCATGTATGACTGGTCCCAGTTATGAGACCCCCGCAGAAATAAGGATGCTTAAGATAATTGGAGCTGATGCGGTGGGCATGTCCACCGTGCCGGAAGTTATAGCTGCAAGGCAGTGTGAGATGAAAGTGCTGGCCATCTCATGTATTACAAATATGGCGGCGGGCATAAGTCATCATGTGTTAAGTCATGAAGAGGTGATGGAAGGAGCCAAAAAGTCCGAAAAAATGCTGGAAAAACTTTTAAGGGTAATTGTAAAGGGGATGAAATAG
- the spoVAC gene encoding stage V sporulation protein AC, protein MKKLTREQQDYQNFVKQKRPKPPYLKNIMMAFVVGGLICVIGQGIMNFFISRGLSPKEAGAPTSAIMVFLGAFLTGLGVYDKIGKRAGAGSIVPITGFANSIVSPAMEFKREGYVFGVAAKMFVVAGPVLVYGMCSAVIVGLIYYILKL, encoded by the coding sequence ATGAAAAAACTTACCAGGGAGCAACAGGATTATCAAAATTTTGTTAAACAAAAAAGGCCAAAGCCGCCCTATTTAAAAAATATCATGATGGCTTTTGTGGTGGGTGGGTTGATTTGTGTTATAGGCCAGGGAATAATGAATTTTTTTATTTCCAGGGGATTGAGTCCAAAAGAAGCCGGAGCCCCCACGTCTGCCATCATGGTATTTTTAGGAGCTTTTCTTACCGGCCTTGGAGTTTACGATAAAATAGGCAAGAGGGCTGGAGCGGGTTCTATCGTGCCAATTACGGGTTTTGCCAATTCTATTGTATCACCCGCCATGGAATTTAAGAGAGAAGGCTATGTGTTTGGAGTAGCGGCTAAAATGTTTGTGGTAGCAGGGCCTGTACTTGTATATGGTATGTGTTCGGCGGTAATTGTAGGTTTGATTTATTATATATTAAAGCTCTAG
- a CDS encoding dodecin family protein: MKEVIFYDCKSCGSGRRIKNSWQEAVENAVKDASKTIRNISGVEVLNNTANVQNGKIVEYKADVAIAFKVDGSTEA, translated from the coding sequence ATGAAGGAGGTTATATTTTATGACTGTAAAAGTTGTGGAAGTGGTAGGCGAATCAAAAATAGCTGGCAGGAAGCCGTAGAAAATGCAGTTAAGGATGCCAGCAAGACCATTAGAAATATTTCGGGAGTGGAAGTTTTAAATAACACTGCCAACGTCCAGAATGGGAAAATTGTAGAGTATAAAGCCGATGTAGCAATTGCCTTTAAGGTAGATGGTTCAACTGAAGCTTAG
- the spoVAE gene encoding stage V sporulation protein AE, whose protein sequence is MDYVMAFLIGGLICAVGQILMDATKLTPAHILVLFVTLGAVLSGLGLYQPLVEIGKAGATIPLTGFGHTLVTGVIEDVNKRGFLGIFTGGLTSAAAGITAAVVFGYLMAVLFNPKSK, encoded by the coding sequence ATGGATTATGTTATGGCATTTTTAATAGGCGGATTAATTTGTGCTGTAGGCCAGATTCTTATGGATGCAACCAAATTAACTCCTGCCCATATTCTGGTTTTATTTGTGACTCTAGGGGCTGTTCTAAGCGGTTTGGGACTTTATCAACCTCTTGTAGAAATAGGGAAGGCAGGGGCCACTATACCGCTTACCGGTTTTGGCCATACTCTGGTGACCGGTGTAATTGAAGATGTAAATAAGCGGGGCTTCTTAGGAATATTTACAGGAGGCCTTACATCTGCTGCTGCCGGAATAACAGCTGCGGTGGTATTTGGATATTTAATGGCAGTTCTTTTTAATCCCAAATCCAAGTAA
- a CDS encoding spore germination protein yields the protein MAVMVDTSPSVMILPANLFNFIQHAEDYYQNPLVGTYLRWVRTLGILLSLILPPLWLVLVLNKTMLPSWLEFIGPKKAAAIPFIYTVFAP from the coding sequence GTGGCGGTCATGGTAGATACTTCACCGAGCGTTATGATATTGCCTGCTAATTTATTCAATTTTATCCAACATGCCGAAGATTACTATCAAAACCCGCTGGTGGGGACATATCTCCGATGGGTCAGGACACTGGGGATATTATTGTCATTGATACTGCCTCCCCTCTGGCTGGTCCTGGTTTTAAACAAGACAATGCTGCCATCATGGCTGGAATTTATAGGACCTAAAAAGGCAGCTGCCATTCCCTTTATTTATACAGTTTTTGCTCCTTGA